CATCCCCACAAGAGGCTGGCAGGCTCCTGGGGGGCCAGAGGGATTTCCACTCCTGGCTGGGCCCCCAGTTTTCCCCCACGGGCCTGTCCTTCTAAGGAGGCACAAGCTCCAGAGGGTAAAGTCCAGGGGGGAAACAAATTCAGGGAGAAGAGTTTTGCTTCCAGCAGGAGAGCCAGGTAtatgggggaaaggggaggaatcAAGGAGATAAAaagggtgtgtgcatgtgcatgtgtgtatgtgatttAGAGGTGCCCATGAGCAGTCTGGGGATATCATCCCTGCACAAGGGGCAGtttggagaggggaggagagtgggcaTAGCCACCCCTTGGCCCCTACTCCCTTGGGGTCTTCATATATGCAACCCCCAGGTTTGGCTGCCTTGTCTCTCTCCTAAAACCCAGGTGGCCTCACTTGCCTTCCTCACGCCCTAGATTCCAAGACCACTCTAATGTCCCTTGCACCATCCCACCACGTGTGACAAAAGCCCTTCTCAGGTGCCATAGGCCTGGCGGGGAGCTGGTGGTATATATGACTCACCTGTAGGCAGGCTTTCTGGGCAGGACTCAGCCCTGGGCTCTCGTCCCCCAGGGCTGGAGGAAGAGCCTTACCGCTCCAATGCTGCTAGGAGAGCACTGTCCCAAAGCCCCTCCAAGAGCAGAGGAGAGCCAGACATAGCCTGGGATCATCTACTTACAACGCAGGTGGAGACGCCCTAGAGGGTCCCCCGTCATGTGGGGAGCATGTGGGGAGTGGCACAGCATGTGGGCCCTGAGAACACAGAGCTCATATGCCCACAGGCTTAGTGCCACCTGCCACCGTGTGCCAAACCCACTTTGCTGCCTGCCCACCGGTCTCtagggcgggggcagggggaggtatACTTACTGTAGCCCATGCCTTGCAGGAAATATTTGAAAGCCTCAGTCAGCTTCCCTGGCTGCAGGACAGAGAGACAGTACATGCTTTGACTGGCTGCCTGGGATTAGGGGAAAAGGAGGCTTCCCCCACTTGGGCCAGATAAGGGAAGGAGGGCCAAGAGTCTCACCTGTGTGACTTGGGGGAGCCCCCCGGAATCTGCCATctgcagggaagagaagggggtgAGCTGAGCGGGGGCCACCCCACACCCTGCCCAAGCCTCGTATACCTAAACAGGCTGCGCTGACCCGACACGCTGTCCTGCTCCCGCCCTGGATGGGACCCCAGGCAGGCCCCTCCCTGAGGCTGGGCCCTTGGCTGAGGAGCCGGCCTATGGCTGGGGAAGAAGGCCTCACCTTCAGGAAGGTCGTGGTGGTTGGATCCAGTTTGGAGTTGCACTCCACCTAGGGACAAGGTCAGCAGAGTaaggcagccccagcccccagggtATCAGGGGAGCCCCTGCCCCAGTTGCTAAGGCAGGTTCTATTCCCAGAGCTGAGAGGCTCTACTCGTGAGAAGGGTGTGCAGGGGGCAGACACGGACTGACACCGGGGCCCTGGCTGAGGCTGCCCCACGCCCGCCAGGCTGCCTTCTGAAAGTCAGGCCCCTGCAGATCAGGAAGCAGCGCCCCAAGGGACCTGAGATCCTTGGACTCCACTCATAACTGCTGGCCGGACGATGTCCTCACGGGGAGCCAGGGCCACCTTGGTGGCAGTGGCGGGCAAAGTGCCAGGGACCGCGGGTTCAGGCGGTGAGGTGAGGGAGGGTCAAGGCTCAGCAGGAGACTGAGGCCCCTGCCCGAGTCCCCATGGCCACAGCAGCACACACCGCATTCCTCCAGGCCCTCAAGCACAGGGAGGGTGTGCTAGTTTCTGTCACACGGGGGGCTACCCTGGTACTCCTCACCCCAGGGACGGGGTGGCCATCAGGTGGTctggccccagctccctcccgtcTCCACGCCTCCCTCACTCGAAGGGTGGGATTGTGCCAGGTGGTGATGCATCATGGCAAGAcggtgggaggtggggtgagaAATCCAGCATCCAGTGCCTGGCCCTGCCAGCCAGAGGCCAGTGATCTCTGtactcctgcctcccacccccagtcaGGACACTGTCCCTCACTCACCACACCGTCCTCAGCAGGCGCGTTATCCCCGACCACCAGCATCACGGGGCAGCTGCAGACACAGAGGACAAGGGCTGTCTGGCTTGGGCGTGGTGGGCAGGGACAggctggggggtgaggggcactCACCGGAGTGTCTTGGCATTGGGTACTGTTCCAGGCCGGTTAATGTCCAGGTCTCTGCggctgcagggagaggcagaggtgggcatCTCAGAACTGGATCTGAGGCGGTTGTGTGCCCCAGGCCTGCCCCTGTTGTATTCCAGCCTTACCTCATCCTCCCACAATGGCAATTATGGCCCAGCATCCCGGGCTGGTCCCAGAGTTAGGGTTTACGGTTATTGAGTTGTCTCAACTATGGAAAAGGCTCTAAGAGATCCCAGTTAGGGGTAAACAGGGAGGCAGGGACCTGCTCTGCACAAACAGGGGTCTTCAGGCCATGCCTCACACGTAACTTCTTCTCAGACCCTGCAATTCATGCCAGGTGGGCCCTGAAATTTGGCTCTCCCTCCCCCTTGAAGCACTCTGACATGCACCACCACCTGTGCGTGGGATTCCTGGGTCGTAGAGGAAGGCAGGGCCTAGCCTCTCATTCTCCACTGTTCCTCCAGCACCATGCACAcggcaggtgcttaataaacatttgtacgagaaaaagaaaggagggaaggccaGTGGGCTCTAAGGAGCACAGCTTGAAAACCATGGAGTTCATccaacccccccgcccctcctACAGATGTCAGCCCTGAAGTTCAGGCTGGGGGCATCAGGGATGCTGCCCAGCTTCCCCCACTGCTCCTGGCCGGCCAGCAATGCCCCGGGGGAAAAGGCGTGGAAGAGCCCAGAAACCAGAGCTGGAAGCCCTACCCTACCCTCTGTCCTTCGAggggtgtgaccttgggcaagaagTAACTCTTTTCTTCTTGGTACAAGTTGTTCATCTACAAGCTTGGGAGAGCACgtctcctgcctgcctccttctGTGACTGGTTGTACCGAGGGGACAGAGGGGGCACTCTGTGGCCTGGTGCTGCGGAGCTGGTCCCCAGGCCGCCCGCACCTGTTGTACATGTTCCAGAAGAGCTGCAGGTTGGCCTGGTTCACCACGTTCCCGATCTGCTGCCGGTAGCTCTGCACCAGCTCTGTGTTGCTCACCAGCTCCTCCTGGGCTCACGGGATAGATGGGGGAGGTGCACGGAGGGGAGCGACAGACAGGGATGTGGTCTCAGACGGGCACAGGTGTCCCAGACAGAACCACCCTCGCCCCATTCccagcaagtgagggaggaggcCTCCCACGTCTGTCTCAGGAGAGTAGAGTGAGACAGATCAGATGCCTCATGACCCCAACCCAGATCCCCTCCTGGTAGaagccccaggtgcccctgggagtaGACAGAACCAGGCCCTCCAGAGTCTCCCAAGGATCCCCAGTTCAGCCACCACTGCTGCTCCTGTGGGGGCCCCACCCCCTTACCTGGCTGAAGAGGTGGGATAGCACCGTGTCAGGTAAAGTGCTGGTCAGGCCGGAGAGCTGTGGGCCGGGGTGGAGGCCAGTGTGAGTGCcgcccctcaccaccaccacccccatctgCTAGGTGGACCATGCTCACCTTGGTGGCCGCCCAGTCGATCCAGCCTTTGCCGTTGGGGTCAATGTTCATCAGCACCAGCCCCTCCACCAGGTCGGGGAAGATAAGCTGCcatgagaggaagacagagcttGGGAGGCTGGCTAGTATGTAGGGAGCCCCAGCCTTCCCACCCGGCAAACGGGCTGTAAGATGCTGACTCTGCCTATCTCACAGGTGGTTGGGAGGGGCCGAGGAGGAGGACGTGCTCTGGAAGGGCTTTGAGGAGCCGCAGACGCCTCCACTGGCTACAGATGGAaacctgcctgccccccaccccaccccttctggCTGCCTCTGCTCACCCTCTACCCCATTCGGCACCTTTCATTATTCTTTGATTGGTTTCGAGTCTATGCCTATGTCACTGTTTTCCACCCCTTTTAACAGGTCTTTGAATCTGTTTGATCTGTTGTAAAACTGAGGATTAAACATCctcaataaaacattttgtttaggggcacctggctggctcagttggttaagcctctgactgtggctcgggtcatgatctcatggttcctgggtttgagcctcacatcaggctctgtgcagacagctgtctccctctctctctgcccctcccccactcgcgctgtctctcaaaaacaaaaaaataagacattaaaaaaattaaaaataaaaattaaaaaataaaacactttgtttctttgctttcataGAAAAAGAAGCTCTAGTGAAGTAAGAAACTGACCTTTCCAAAGCCTGTTTTGTGTTTGATggtaaaagaaattcaaatgatcTGTTTCAGGTGTTTGCCCACATTTAGGGGAAAATGGTCATATACATACGACTTTACTATCCTGTCAAGTTTATCTGGGGTGACAGGGAATATATATACTATAAGTATAgttatatacactatatatggtaatatatataactatatatatagtttcatatatactactatattactatatatatagttttatatatagttataacgatatagttttatatatatatatatgtatctatagatacatatatatatgtatatatatatatatgtatctatatatatatatatatatatatatatatatgtatctatagatacacatatataactACTTGTTAGTAGTTAAGTGCTGAAATCCATACTGGAGTTGAAAATTCCTggtcttttcttttgaaaaaagaaacactttgaatcctgaaaattaagtttttgtttttagagatgaAAAGCTTGTGGGCTCCTACCCAACACAATGTTTCTGAAATGCAACTTCCTTTAAACCTTCCAAACTTAACGTAAGTGTAATTTTTGGTTAAGAAAGGACTTGTGTttcaggcagcaacctctttgaccttggccatagcaactttttactagacaCGTTTCCagaggtgagggaaacaaaagcaaaaatgaactactgggacttcatcatgataaaaagcttctgcacggagaaggaaacaattaacaaaactaaaaggcagcctatggaaatgacatctctgataaagggttagtatccaaaatctataaagaacttgtcaaactcaacacccaaaaaaataaataatccagttaagaaatggacagaagacatgaacagacatttttccaaagaagacatccagatgctaacagacacgtgaaaagatgctcaatatcactcataatcatggaaataaaaatcaaaaccacgatgagataccacctcacacctgttagaatggctaaaattaacaacacaggaaacaacaaatgttggcaaggatgtggagaaaggggaaccctcttacactgctggtgggaatgcaaactggtacagccactctggaaaacagtatggaggttcctcagagagttaaaaatagaactaccctaggatccagcaattgcattactaggtatttacccaaaagatgcaaaaacacagattcaaaggggcacatgcacaccaatatttatagtagcactatccaCAGTAGTCAAgctatggaaaaagcccaaatgtccatgactggacatggataaagaagatgtggtatatatacacaatggaatattactcagccatcaaaaagaaagaaatcttgccatgcaatgacatggatggaactagaaggtattatgctaagtgaaataagtcagtcagagaaagacaaatagcatgatttcactcatatgtggaatttaagacacaaaacagatgaacatagaggaagggaaaaaagagggaaggaaaccataagaggcttaatgatagagaacaaacaggttgatggagggaggtgggcgggggatgggctagatgggggatgggtattaaggagggcatttgtgatgggccctgggtgttgtatgtaagtgatgaatcactaaattctacacttggAACCAATTTTATcatctatgttaactaactagaatttaaataaaaacttgaaaagacgGGAAAAAAAGCCTTATGTTTAAATATTACCCTAATTACTGAATGAGTGATTAGGATAATCCTTACTTAGTGGCTAGAGCAGTTAGTTGTATGGTTTGCCGCTAAAAGAAACTTTGGCTGTGGATAATGGTAAGCAAGTTATAGTCTAGTATTTTGAGGAAATGTATGGAAAAagtaatctccctcttttttttatttcctagggtgaataaaagaaaacaaagggctTTTCTGAGTGAAgaggaagtgggggggaggggaaggagaaggaagaaagagcaaatgTTCCTATGGTTGAAGGGTGGCCCCCTCCAGGAGACAtcagccctggggtgggggtggaagtaAGGAGACTCACTGCAAACTTGGCCAGCACATAAGCTCCGGCTCCTACTCCGATGCCAATCACGTACTTGAACCTGGTGGAAAGCGTGGCTGGTCACTCCAGGGCTCGGGGAGCTACTTCCCATGATTGCCATCAGGTGACTCTGATGGCCCCCCCCCAGCACAGGGACAGGGTAAGGGCAGACACTCACCCAAAGTGCTGTACCACGCTGGGGAGCATGGCGGCCAGCTGCTCCATTGAGGGGAACTGGTACCTGCAGGCAGAGCAGGAGGTCAGGGCCAGGTGCTGCCTGGGGCACAGAACTGGGAAACCTGGAGGGGGGCTCCCCGGTACCTACCCCTGGGGAAACTGTGACGCCCCCACCTGCTGACCAGGGGCATCCACGTGGCACACCACAAAGTGCTTGGTGATCTCCTGCATGTCCTCAAAGTTGAAGAAGGTGTTGAAGCACAGCTTGTCTGCAAAGACACACCTCTCAGCTGTGGCTCAGCAAAGGGGTAGGGAGGCCTGTGGCCCTGAGAGGGAGGGCAAGGCAGAGGTGGTCAGCCTCGTGGCCCAGCAGTGACACCAAGGCCCAAATGGCTAAGGGCACCAAGCTGAGGGTGAGTGGGGATCTCCGGGGccctgtggggaaggaggggaggcagaggaaggcaggATGAGGCTGGGGTGCACTCACGATTGAGGCCCACATCATGGTAGGTGAGGATGGCCGGGCGGTTCCCTTTGGGGGAGCCCCGGATCACCACGTGCAGAAGGCCGTAAGGCGTCTCGATGTCATGTTCCTGGAGGGGAAACGGTACCAGACACTCTGGGCAGCCCTCAGTGTGGCTTATGGGCAGCCTGGGGGCTGTTGGGCCTGTGATGGGCCCTCCACCTCCCAACAGGAGGGCATCTCATTCTCATCACCCCAAGCAGCCCCCAGGGAGAACAGAGCAGACGGAGCACTTTCTCCCAGAGGCATCTGGCACAGGGACAGCATGAGCCAGTCTGCACGGGGAAGTTTTGCAGACTGGTGGGGTGGGCGGCCAGTGCCCAGGCCCTGCTGCCCTTGGCCCTTCAGAGTCCAGTGAAGCtcgttttctctgtctccctgcagcccctccaGGACAGTTCTGCCACCCTGGCCTGAGTCGTGACCTCAGCATGTTCCTCCTCCATTCAGAAGGCGAATGGCCTCAACAGCCCTGCTTAGAATCTGCAGTAACCTTCCCCTTTCAGCCAAGCCCAGCCTCCAACCCCCGCACCTGACCCTGGCTCCCACCTCCACACTCTTACTCATGCTGTTCCTTCCACCTCaaatgcccctcccccagatcTCCAAGGCCTCCCTTCCAACAGGGCATGGTTAGATGTGCACTCCCACCCCAAAGGCCTTCTTGCAGTGACCACTATAGGATCCTCCTGTGTTCATGCCCTTGGTTTTGTGGCTTGGGGTTTTTAGTCCTTCAGGAAACAGTGCTGGATGATGTAGGTTCAAGACCTCCTCTGTCCCTTACTGTGTGACTCTGAACAGGGTATATaccacttctctgtgcctcagccacCTCTTCCCACGCATCTCACGGGGACCCCATGAGAACGGAAGAAGCTGATGTCTGTGGAGCATGTAGCACTTGCAGAAAAGGAGGCTGAAGTGCTCAGGCGTCCCTGAGCCTTAGGGAGGTGCCCTGCTGGCTGGTCCCTCTGCCAGCTAGTCACTTTGGGCCACTCGAAGGACAGACTCTAAGAGGGTCTGTCAGAGCTGAATTAACAGCCTTGCCCTGCACCAAGGGGATCCCTGTGGGTTGTCCCTGTGAGTTGGAGGCGAAGCTAAGGTCAAGGGCAGGAAAGGAACAACATGTGTGCATGTTATGCATGCATTTGCCCCTTTTGCAGATGGAGGACGCTTAGGTTCAGAGAGATACCATGTTCCTGCCcctgagagaaaaggagagactcAGGAGGCAGGAGACAGCTTCCTGGGGCCTGGTGTTCTTGGGTCAGGGCTCAGAGGACCACTGTTCAGGCCTGTGTCTCCAGTGGGGAATGACAAGGTGATATAAACCCTATGGCCAAAGGCCACACCCTGGGAGCCACAATTCTGCTGTGAGACCTTGTTAAAGAAACCTGATGTCCTCTAAGTGGTCCCAGGTCCACCACAGCCTCCCCACATCCTAGGCCTGTCCTCCCTCAGGGCCATCAAAACAAGGAACACTTCCTGCTCACTGACTCTGACCAGCCACCTCTCATGTGTcttctcatttactcctcacaaggACCCAAGCCCCAGAGGAGCAAAGTGAGGtttggaaaggagaaataacttgcccaaggtcaagtcCAGAGAAGGTACAGCAGGCCTTGCCAGGTGCCAGCCTCAGAGATCAGGGGTATGAGTCAAGGCTCCACCCAATAGATTTGCAAGCAGGCAGTTTTCCAGAGCTGCCTGGCCCTGCTTGGTGgcagtgaggggtggggtggggggcggggaggcatgCAGCATCCTCCACAGTCTCTTAGCTCTGAAGAGCAGGGGTTGGGGCAGGAGGGATGCACAGTGCtatggagggagggtggggaaagaCTGGGAGGGTTGCGGGCAGGAGGGGCGCCCATCGCACAAGAGCTGCAATGCGCTTCCTGCGGGTGTGAAGGGCAGGTCCGTGTGGGGTCGGCTCTAGCCCTGCCGGGTTCAAGTCCGGGCCCAGGGTGGCAGTCTTCCACCCTCAGACCGCCACCCCCTCAGACTTCCACCCTCTGACTGCGCGTGAGGGGGGTCTACCCGCCTCCCAGCCCTGGTGTGACCACAGCAACACCATCACCGGTGCCTGGGCAATGCTCTCCCTGCTAAGGCTTAACTGCCCGGGGTGGGATGGGCTGTGGAGGGCAATGGCCCGGTTGCTGGGCCTCTGCGGCCCAATGACTTGGCTGAACCCTCCCCGGCAAATCCAGGAGCTCAGACCCAGCTCAGCCAGATGGAAGCCCAGTGTCCCCGCTCCTCTGGGTCCTGCACAAGAGGGGTGATCCAAGGGCCGCGGCCGGACCCACTAGGAGCCCCCAGCCCTCAGGGCCGGGCGCTCCCATTGGCTCCTGGTGACGTCAGAgcccccccccgctccccgcctCCAGGTGGGCGCCCGCGAGGCACAGCTGCCGCAGCAGCAAGGGAGGGGGCTCTGACGTCCTCTCTCTGCCGTCCGACTCCTCTCTCCTGTGACCTTGAGGACTGGAGGGGGGTGCTCCCAGCCGGGTTTCAGCACACGGAGGGGGTgaagggctggggggaggggctagTACACTTCATTCCATCAAACCGCATCCGGGATTCGGCCCCCCGGGTGCAGACCCGGGGTAGGCGCTGACGTTGCTGCCCGGGTGCAGGGCACCCGGTGGTCTGTGGCACCTTCAGGGCAGGCCAGGCGTGGGGGGTGTAGGAGGTGTgctcctgcttctccctcctgGAGGAAGGACAGCACCCCGGGGCACTGctgccctgccccccgccccgcaggCTCATGGCTCCAGCGTTGGCTTCCCCCACCCACCAAGTAAGACCCGCGACCCCTCCTCGAGCTCTCCCCCGCAGGGACCTGGGCCTGAAGGCTCGGGTAGCACCTCCCCCAGACCTCCCCGCCTCAGCCGGACTGGCACGGCAGTTCCCTGGGGACCACGGAGGCGCTGCAAGCAACTCCTAAGGAAGGAAGAGGCTGTCTGTCCTTCGATTGTCACTTCAGTGAGGCGATCCGAACAACCAAGACAACCCTCGCAGGATCAGAAAGGTGGAGACCCCGACACGTGCAGTGAACACAGCCTGCCCCAGGGCTGAGATGGTCACAGGCGCGAGGCAGACGCCCACCGGGCACCTGCGAGACGGAGGGCACACCGCCAGGGGGATGTGCACGCGCTGGCACACCGGTCCACCCAGGCTTGCGGACAGGTCACAGCCCTTCCCCATAGACGCTGACTAGCAGCTAAACCCTAACTAACCACTGATGCAGGCCAGGGTCACCAGGGAGACTAGAAACTGCTGGCCTTGCCTCGGTGACTCCCAAGGTGAGGCGACTGAAGGCAGATCCGCCGCCAGGGGCAGAGGGATGTCCCgtcctccctgcccacctggccGCCCCCAGAGCCCTCACTCACCCCATCCCAGCACTCCGGCATCTTGCCGAGCGAGAAGGCGATCCGCCTCTACCAGGAAGGGCAAACAAAGGCCTGAGTCACCACGGTCCAAAAGGAGGGGGCAGTGAGAAGGGGAGACGGCGACGCTGTGATGGGGCGCCGCTCCCGGGCCATTTATAAGCAGAGGCTCGTGGCCTAGGCCGGCCCCGCCTCCCTGCGGGGTTTCTGCGCAGCCAcacgctccccccgcccccagcccccgctTCCAGATTGGCTGTCGGGAGACAAACCTGACTCTGATTGGCTTCCGAAGTCCTCTCTCACCggctcctgctcctccccctgctcctcccgcCCCCAGCAACACTTCATCCTCGATGGTCCCTAGCCcctaactccccccccccccccccccacctcccgcgcGGGCACACACCAACAGCTGCAGCTGCACGAGGGGTCCTGGGAAGATGAGAGAAGAGACCACACGTACAGGTGTGCCCTGTGTCAGGTACACAGGAGCTCTCATGAACACGGACACTAACGCGGGGCAGGGGAGGCCACACAGGCATGCCCAAGGCGGCCCCGCCCTTGTCCCATTcccaggggggcggggagggcctgAGATGGCCCCGAGCCCAATCTCCGCGTCAGAAAGGTCTGGATGACTTAACCTTGAAGGGACAAGGAAGTGACTGGCTGTCTGGGGCAACCTTCCTTCGTGACCCTGTTCCAGGGAATGCTCCTTCTCCACTCCCCAGGTTCTCCCCTCAGGTAGCCCTCATTCTGCCCACATGCACGCCTAGCGCCTGCCCACAGTGCTGAAATGGGGGTTCTGGGCGCAGGGGGCCTGGGCAGATTGCAGAACCAGCAGGTATGGTGGGGACGCACCAGtcttgccctccccacccccaccctgcagcaAGGGGCTGGAGGCTACCAGGGAGAGGAGGGACTGGGGTCAGCCTGTCAAAGTGGACACGCCCACCTCCTGCAGACCCACCCACAACCAGTTTGGGGCTTGGCTCccaggtgttgggggggggggaggggcgccaggATGCAGAGgccacctcaggctctctgcccTGTCCTGAACAGCAAGGACTTGGGTAGAGAGCTGGTTAGAGTCCTGCAGGTAGAGGAAACTGGGAAGGAGGAGGCCGAGGAGAGGAAATAGGTCAGGgaggtgagcagaggagagagagagcccaaggaCTGAGGCGGCAGGAACCACACAGAGAAGGAGGGTGCTAGGCGCCTGTGCCCCCATTTTGTCTCTTTGATGAAGGAGCATGGACAGCCCTGCATGCTGTCTGGCAGCACTGAGGGAAGGGGGTCACCTCCCCATCTCTGGTGCCCAGTGACCTGGTCAACACCTGCCATGTGTGCTATTCCTGGCCACATCCTCTGTCTGGAGCGCACCAACAACTTTCCCTGCCCCATCTCTGACCTCTTGCCAGGATATGGAGCACGGTGTCCCACGGCCCCTCACCTACCAGCCATGTTCCCTGTTCCCTGCGGCCACTTTGGCACAGCCACGCCCCCTGCCCTGTCCACAAAATGCTCCTACCTGCTCCTCAAAGGGGGCGAGGGGTATCCTTCCACCCTTTCTGCCACTAAACCCCTGCTCTTCCATGGTCGCCTTCCAACTTTATGCCCAGTCCAGCCTCTGACCTCTGAGTGGCCCCCCTTGGACCCAGCTGAGAAGCTGATCCTGGATACTGCCCACTCCAACCCATGGCCCGATTTCTGCTCGGCTCACTGCCTTCAAATCCATAgacttgagttcaagtcccggcTCCCCCACCCACTAGCTGGGTAACCTTGGGTAAGGATTTTTAATTTCTCAGCCTCCTCAACTGTAAAACAGGAACCATGCTTTCCTGAAGAGTTGCTACCAAGACAAGAAAGAGCTGCATGAGGGGCTCTACACCTGAGCCTATGCCTGCCCAGGCCCTGACAGGGGAGAAATGGGGCAATCCGTGTGTCTCTCCAAACTGGGAATTGGCCCCTTCCCTGGAGGTTGTGCAGTTGTGGCTGGACGAGGCAGGCTCAGGTCCTACCAGCCAAATCTAGGCTCCGGTCATATCTCTGCCACTtctctgctgtgtgaccctggggaagtcagtcaacctctctgagcctccacatCTGTAAATGGGAGAATAGCTGTGCTGTCTGCATGAGTGGCTGCAAGGATAACACACAGTCCTCACACACCTATGGAAaatgatgagaaaactaaagcacagagaagttaagtgtcCCAAACAGCTAGTAAACATGGATCTTACTAGCACCTTAGCACTCCGGGCCTGAGGTCACAATTTTGAGTAGCAAATGCTTATTAGCCTATCTCCCACTTGCCAGCCTCTGTCAAATGCCTTACAGGTGCTACCTTATTTTATCCTCTTAAcacccactttatagatgaggaaaatgaagcataGAGAATTTCTGTAACC
The Lynx canadensis isolate LIC74 chromosome E2, mLynCan4.pri.v2, whole genome shotgun sequence genome window above contains:
- the NDRG4 gene encoding protein NDRG4 isoform X2 → MKVLGHKIELLTGLLLHDVTMAGLQELRFPEEKPLLRGQDAAELENSDTFLLAVDTDWKEHDIETPYGLLHVVIRGSPKGNRPAILTYHDVGLNHKLCFNTFFNFEDMQEITKHFVVCHVDAPGQQVGASQFPQGYQFPSMEQLAAMLPSVVQHFGFKYVIGIGVGAGAYVLAKFALIFPDLVEGLVLMNIDPNGKGWIDWAATKLSGLTSTLPDTVLSHLFSQEELVSNTELVQSYRQQIGNVVNQANLQLFWNMYNSRRDLDINRPGTVPNAKTLRCPVMLVVGDNAPAEDGVVECNSKLDPTTTTFLKMADSGGLPQVTQPGKLTEAFKYFLQGMGYMPSASMTRLARSRTASLTSAGSVDGSRPQACTHSESSEGLGQVNHTMEVSC
- the NDRG4 gene encoding protein NDRG4 isoform X3 is translated as MAGLQELRFPEEKPLLRGQDAAELENSDTFLLAVDTDWKEHDIETPYGLLHVVIRGSPKGNRPAILTYHDVGLNHKLCFNTFFNFEDMQEITKHFVVCHVDAPGQQVGASQFPQGYQFPSMEQLAAMLPSVVQHFGFKYVIGIGVGAGAYVLAKFALIFPDLVEGLVLMNIDPNGKGWIDWAATKLSGLTSTLPDTVLSHLFSQEELVSNTELVQSYRQQIGNVVNQANLQLFWNMYNSRRDLDINRPGTVPNAKTLRCPVMLVVGDNAPAEDGVVECNSKLDPTTTTFLKMADSGGLPQVTQPGKLTEAFKYFLQGMGYIAYLKDRRLSGGAVPSASMTRLARSRTASLTSAGSVDGSRPQACTHSESSEGLGQVNHTMEVSC
- the NDRG4 gene encoding protein NDRG4 isoform X1 — protein: MKVLGHKIELLTGLLLHDVTMAGLQELRFPEEKPLLRGQDAAELENSDTFLLAVDTDWKEHDIETPYGLLHVVIRGSPKGNRPAILTYHDVGLNHKLCFNTFFNFEDMQEITKHFVVCHVDAPGQQVGASQFPQGYQFPSMEQLAAMLPSVVQHFGFKYVIGIGVGAGAYVLAKFALIFPDLVEGLVLMNIDPNGKGWIDWAATKLSGLTSTLPDTVLSHLFSQEELVSNTELVQSYRQQIGNVVNQANLQLFWNMYNSRRDLDINRPGTVPNAKTLRCPVMLVVGDNAPAEDGVVECNSKLDPTTTTFLKMADSGGLPQVTQPGKLTEAFKYFLQGMGYIAYLKDRRLSGGAVPSASMTRLARSRTASLTSAGSVDGSRPQACTHSESSEGLGQVNHTMEVSC
- the NDRG4 gene encoding protein NDRG4 isoform X5; this translates as MPECWDGEHDIETPYGLLHVVIRGSPKGNRPAILTYHDVGLNHKLCFNTFFNFEDMQEITKHFVVCHVDAPGQQVGASQFPQGYQFPSMEQLAAMLPSVVQHFGFKYVIGIGVGAGAYVLAKFALIFPDLVEGLVLMNIDPNGKGWIDWAATKLSGLTSTLPDTVLSHLFSQEELVSNTELVQSYRQQIGNVVNQANLQLFWNMYNSRRDLDINRPGTVPNAKTLRCPVMLVVGDNAPAEDGVVECNSKLDPTTTTFLKMADSGGLPQVTQPGKLTEAFKYFLQGMGYMPSASMTRLARSRTASLTSAGSVDGSRPQACTHSESSEGLGQVNHTMEVSC
- the NDRG4 gene encoding protein NDRG4 isoform X4, whose translation is MPECWDGEHDIETPYGLLHVVIRGSPKGNRPAILTYHDVGLNHKLCFNTFFNFEDMQEITKHFVVCHVDAPGQQVGASQFPQGYQFPSMEQLAAMLPSVVQHFGFKYVIGIGVGAGAYVLAKFALIFPDLVEGLVLMNIDPNGKGWIDWAATKLSGLTSTLPDTVLSHLFSQEELVSNTELVQSYRQQIGNVVNQANLQLFWNMYNSRRDLDINRPGTVPNAKTLRCPVMLVVGDNAPAEDGVVECNSKLDPTTTTFLKMADSGGLPQVTQPGKLTEAFKYFLQGMGYIAYLKDRRLSGGAVPSASMTRLARSRTASLTSAGSVDGSRPQACTHSESSEGLGQVNHTMEVSC